The nucleotide window AATGACGAAGGCATCTTCGGCTGCATGGGCCTTCTGGCTTGCGAGGATGTCTGCCCCAAGCACCTTCCCCTTCAGAACCAGCTGGGCTTTCTGCGGCGGAAGATGGGCATCACCGCCATCAAGACACTTTTCAGGAAATAGACAGGTTCCGACGAGCCGGGGAGCGTGCTCCCCGGCTCTTTTTCACAACAAGGAGAAATCATGCGAGAGATACAGGCATCGGACGTCATCGAAGCCGTGGCCGGGATGTGCATGAAGGCCAACACCGAGCTGCCCGCCGACGTTCGCAACAAATTCGAACAGGCCATGGCCGAAGAGGACTCCCCCGCGGCCAAGGAGGTGCTCCGCCAGTTGCTGGAGAATGCCGACATCTCCAACGACACCAGGCTGCCGTTGTGTCAGGACTGCGGCCTTGCGGTGTTTTACGTAGAGGTCGGCGAAGACGTTAAAGTAACTGGCCCCGGACTGCGCAAGGCCATCAATGAAGGCGTCCGCAAGGGTTACGGCGACGGCTACCTCAGGAAATCCGCCTGCGATCCGTTCACCCGCAAGAACACGGGCGATGCGACTCCGGCGGTCATTCATTTCGACGTTGTTCCGGGGGACAGTCTCAGGATCGCCTACATGGCCAAGGGCGGCGGCAGCGAAAACATGAGCCGCGTAACCATGCTGGCCCCGGCGCAGGGCTGGGAAGGCATCAAGAAATTCATCGTCAACCGCGTGGCCGAAGCCGGGCCGAACCCTTGCCCGCCAACGGTCATCGGCGTAGGCATCGGCGGAACCTTCGACCATTCCGCCAAGATCGCCAAACGCGCACTGCTTCGCAAACTGGACGATACGCATCCGGACCCGAAGATCGCCGATATGGAAAAGGAACTTGAGCAGGAGCTGAACAAACTCGGCATCGGCCCCATGGGGCTTGGCGGCAAGACCACCGTGCTCGGCGTGAAGATGGCCGTGGAGCCCTGCCATATCGCCAGCCTCCCGGTGGCGGTCAACGTGCAGTGTCATTCTCAGCGGCACGAGGAGGTTGAACTGTAATGGCCGAATACAAACTCGAAATGCCCCTGACCGACGACGCGGTGGACAAACTGCGCGCAGGCGATGTCGTTTTTCTGAGCGGCACCATCTACACTGCCCGTGACGCGGCCCACAAGAAACTCTTTGAACTGCTGGATGAAGGCAAGGACCTGCCCTTCGATCTTAACGGCGCAGCTATTTACTATGTCGGTCCCAGCCCGGCTCCCCCGGGTCGCCCCATCGGCTCCGCAGGGCCGACCACGAGCTACCGCATGGATACCTACGCTCCGCGTCTGCATGCGCTGGGGCTGAAGGCCACCATCGGCAAGGGCAAGCGCAACGACGAAGTGAAGACGGCCATGCAGGAGCATACCGGCGTCTACTTCGGCGCAACCGGTGGTGCAGGGGCGCTTTTGTCCAACAGCATCGAGGCCGCTGAGGTCATCGCATTCGAGGAACTGGGGCCTGAGGCAATTCGCGCACTGAAGGTAAAGGATTTCCCGCTCTTGGTGATAAACGACGCCCACGGCGGCGAACTTTACGCCAAACCGGTTCTTGACACCTAAGGGCAAAAGGAGCACAGAGGGGGCTGGCGGCGATACTGCCGCCCCCGGTTCTCCTACGGGGTTCCGGACAAAAACACCACTACTTTGAGGGGTTTGCGTCATGGGACAAGACAAAGAGCAGAAACACACCTGCCAATGTAGCCAGAACGAGAGCAGCCGCCTCTTCGTCCCTTTTCCGGGTGCGGATGAGAAGTACGAAGACGGCCGCGACTGGCGAGTCTACAATCCGGAAAAATACCACGACCCGAACTGGTCTCCGGACAAGGAATAGTTTCCGGCCCACATCGGGTCTCCGGTTTCCGGACCTCCCGAAAATGAGTGCGCAAGACGTTTGATTACATCGTCTTGACGCAGATCAAGGAACTCCTTCGGACAATCTGCAAGATTGCCGAAGGAGTTTTCATTTTGCTCTTGACTCTTTTTTAGTAATCGTTATTATTACTATCAAGATCAAGACAACGATCCAAGGAGGAAATATGGGAAGCCTTCGTGATTACAAGCACATCGACATCGACTGGAACATGACCCCGGAAGATGCCGTAACCATGTACCTGGAGTGGGGGAACAACTCCTGGCACGCCGAGCATCAGCCGGTCCGCTCCAAGGCGGATTACAGCACATATTTCGTGGTCTACGCCTGGGACGACAACCCCAGAGCGATTCTGGTAAGAAGAAACTCGGAAGAAGCGCGTGAACTCGCTGAAGTGGAACTGCCCGATGAACTGGCAAAGCGCTTTCTTGACGAAATCGGCCACCTGAAGGGTGTTTACGCACCCAATGCGGAAATCAGGGCATGGCTTGAAGCGGAAATGGGCCACTTGCAATAGAAACAGACAAGACTCTCCTCTATACGTCACCTCTGTCCCCTGGAAAGGACCGGCATCGGGCCGGTCCTTTCTCATTTGGAACTACTCTTCCTCTTTCAAAACACGCTTCACGAAATCAATCGGAATGGTGTTCCGCTTGGCTATCTCTTCCACGCCAAGCCCCTGGCCGTGCAATCTTTTGACTTGTACCGCCAACGGTTCGCCGACCTCAATGACATGGCCGTCAGGATCATAGATCCGAAAGGCGCGCTGTCCCCACGGGTGCTCCACCGTTTCATGAACCGGACTGACACCATGTCGGTTTATGGCTTCCCAGGCGCCGTCCAAGTCCTCGGATTCAAAATAGAGTTCAAGATTGTCCTGCCCGAGCCTGTGCGATTTTTTCTCTTCATTACCATGAATGACCGACCGGGCATGATCTGCCTGCCACAGAAAGAAGCCTGATTCGAAAACGAGATGCGGCCCATGATCCTCCACCAATTTCTGCCCCATCACCTGCTCGTAAAATCGACGGGAGACCTCAATGTCTGAGACAAAAAGCACTGCGCCTTCATATCGAATAGCCATTATTAACTCCTTTTTGACGACTCATAGCAAAAAAGAACACGGTTGGCAGCATTAGGGCTTAGTCTTCGCAAATGTCCTTTCAGTTTATGTAATGGGCTACACGAAACGACATCCCGATACGACGCAGCCCAGCTCTATCAAAGCCCTTCGTCTCTTCGCGACAAAAAAGACCGACAGCGCAATGCTGCCGGTCCTAAGTCGCCATGAATGGTGATGACTACTTTTGCTGGGCAATCCACCCTTCAGCCTCACGGACGTTCAAGCTGCCGGTGTAGATGGCCCGGCCTGAGATCGCCCCCTGAAGTCCCTTCTTGTAAAGGGGATACAGGTCCTTGATGTCCTGAAGGGTATGCACTCCACCTGCCGCAACAACGGGAATGGTCGTCGCATCGCAGAGCTTCTCCAGCGCTTCAAGGTTCACACCTGTCTGCATTCCATCGCGGGCGATGTCGGTGTAAACGATGAATGCCACGCCGTTTTCCTTCATGCGCGGCAACACGTCGAAAATCATCTGGCCGGAATCTTCAACCCAGCCCTTGGTCTTGAGGTGGCCGTCCACCGCATCCAGAGAAACACCGATTCGACCGGGCAGAGCCTCGCACAGTTGCGCGAAAAGCTCTGGCTCCTCAAGGGCCATGGTGCCGATGATGAGTCGATTCACGCCTGCTTCGATATATTTCTCGGCAGTGGCGATATCACGGATGCCGCCGCCAAGCTGCACAGGAATGTTCAGTTCGGAACAGATGTTCTTGATAAGGTCGTAGTTTCTGGGATGACCCGAGAACGCGCCGTCCAGATCGACAACGTGCAGATAGCGACACCCCTGTTCCTGCCAGTGACGTGCCATGGCCACGGGATCCTTGCCAAAGACGGTGACTTCGTCTTCCTTGCCCTGCGACAGGCGTACGCACTGCCCGTCCTTGATATCCACTGCGGGAAAAAGAATCATAAACCGAGTTCCAGAAGTTTTTCGCTGATGCCGTCCTTGGCGAGCCGCTTTGCGGTCACCCACTTGCCGCCGCGGTCCACGAACTTCTTGGCGGTCAGCAGATTTTCGGACAGAGCCACCTGCGTTTCGTCATAATGAGCGCGGACCATGGTACCCTGCTTCACGTCGATGAGGAAAAGATCGATTACCACCGAGGCAGGTTCCACGACTCCTGCGTCGCTGCCCACTCGCTCATCCCAGCGAAGCACCTGCGGCACAAGCAGATAATCGGCCTGCATGCATTTGCCGACACCCTTCCAGTATTTCCATGCGGACATGCGCGGCATGGAATCCTGCTCCATGACCACGACTTCCTGACACTGGCGGGTGGAGGCAGCGGGGATGTAGTCGGTGACACCATGCTCGGCCAAAGCGCCAGAGAGGATGCCGTCGAGATCCCGAAGAACCTTCTCATCCACATGCCGTCCTTCCTCGACAGGGATGTACCCGGCCAGAAGCTCCCACGTGTAGACGGGATTGGTGAAGGAGGCCACGGCGAGCTTGCCCACCGGGCGCTCCACTGCGGGAGTCTGCTTGCCGGAGCAGGCCGCCGTCAGCATGAGGGCCGCCAGAGCGGCCATGAAAAACAGTGTTCTGATGATGCGTCTCATCGGTCAATACTCCCCTTGGTGCTGGAAACGCCCTCTCTTCCTAGCACGACGGCATGGCCGAGTGCCATGCCAAGCGCCTTGAAGACGGCTTCCAGAAGATGATGTCCGTTTCTGCCGTATTCCAGCTTGATATGCAGGTTCATGCCGGCACGCAGCGCGAAGGATTTGAAAAATTCGCGCCAGACGTCCTTCTCGTCTCCCGCGATGACTGCCGGGAGCAGCTCGTCGTCGAACACCAGATACGGCCTTCCGGAAAGATCTATCACCACTTCGGCCAGCGCCTCGTCCATGGGGACCTTGGCGAAGCCTACGCGATTGATGCCTTTCCTGTCTCCCAGAGCCTCGGACAACGCCTGACCAAGACAGAGCGCGATATCTTCCAACGTGTGATGCGAATCTATCTCCAGATCACCTTTGCATTCCAGTTCAAGATCGAATCCGCCCCAGAAGCACATGAGATCCAGCATGTGATCGGCAAAGCCGACTCCGGTGGAAATGCTGTTTTGGCCCGAGCCGTCCACCACGAGTTTCAGACTGATATCCGTCTCTCTGGTTCGGCGGGCTATGGCTGCTTCGCGTGTACTCACGGCTCCTCCTTTACGGGGACTGTATAAAAAATCACTGGAAAAGCAAAGGGGTGGCGAATATTACTTGCCGCTTTCCCCGGAATCCCCGGTCAGCGCGGCATCTTCGATGCGCGCGGCTGCCTCCAGCTCTTCCTGCTCGGCTTCCGCTTCCTCGGCGAGCTTTTCCTGATGGCGCTTCTCGTTCTTGCCGAAAAGATATGCCACCCAAATACCGAGTTCGTACAGGATAATCAGCGGTCCGGCCATGAGGCACTGCGTAAACGGATCCGGCGGCGTCAATATCGAGGAGATGACGAACGCGACGAGCACCGCGTATTTCTGCTTCTTCCGCAAACCACGGGAACTCACGATTCCGAGCCGCGCAAGGAAGAAAATGAACAATGGCAACTCGAAAACCACGCCAAACGCGAACAGTAGTTTCAGACAGAAGCTCAGATACTCGTTGAGCTTCGGCGTGAAGGCGATTTCCGTGCTGGCGAAGCTGGCGAAGAAGTCGAACCCGAACGGGAAGACCACGAAATAGCCGAACATGCCGCCACCCACGAAGAACATGGCGGAGATGATGGCCATGGGCACCACGTATTTGCGCTCATGCGAATAGAGACCGGGAGCGATGAATCCCCATATCTGCGCAAACAGATAAGGACTCATGAGGAATATGCCCGCCACAATGGCGATCTTGATGTGCGAGAAAAACGCTTCCGCAGGATAGGTGTACTGAAAGTGTCCACCCACCATCACAGTGCTCATGGAATCCTGAAGGGCCTCCACGAAGACCGGAAGTTTCTCGAAATATTTGAAATCTGTTCCCTTGAGGGCCTGTGCGAGCGAGGTCTCAAGGTTCGTAAAGAAGTCCAGCGGAAGCACCATGTGCTTGGCGGCAACCTTTTTGAGGACTTCCTTCATGGGTTTCATGAGGATGTCGAACATCTGCTCCGCGAAAGCGTAACAGGCCAGCATACCCACGATGATGGCCAGCACGCAGCGGACCATGCGCTGCCGAAGTTCCCCAAGGTGTTCCAGCAGCGTCATCTGCCCGCTGGCTTCCTCCTCATCTTCGTCCTCGTCGTCCTGCGATTCCTCGTCAAGACTCGGATCGAAGTCAGGGTCATCGGCTTTTTCAGAACCATCCCCTTCGGGCTGGCGCTCCGTCTCGCCGTCGCCGATGTCCGCCCCTTCGCTGGCGGATGTATTGCCGCCGGAATCGGAGTTTCCGTTTTCACGGGTGGAGCGGGAAGCACCGCCGGAGGCCTCTTCCGAGGCCTCCGGGGTGTTTTTATCAGTATCTTCAGGCGTCACGCCGGATTCGGGAGTGACATCGTCCTTTTCCGAACTCATGCCTTCTCCTTCTCACCTTCACCGGAAGATTCCGGGCCGGGCGCAGAGGCGGTTTCGGTGGCAGGTTCGCTTTCGGTCGAAGCTTTTTCCGCGGAAACGGGCTCTTCCTCGGCCTGCTTGGCGGCTTCCTTGCGGCGCGCCAGTTCGGCGTCCACTTCGCGCTTGCGGGCTTCGCTTTCGGCCCGGTCCACTTCCATATCCAGCGTACTCTTCACGTCGTTGCCCATGCGCTTGAATTCGGCCAGCCCTTTGCCGAGGCTGCGCATCATCTGCGGCAGCTTCTGGGGGCCGATCACGATCAGGGCCACGACGAGTATGATGACCAGTTCCGGTCCGCCTATTCCGAACATGACAGTATCCTTGTCCTTCCTATTCCCACTCGATGGTGCTCGGCGGCTTGGAGGAGATGTCCAGGACGACGCGGTTGACGCCCTTGACTTCATTGATGATGCGATTGGAGATGCGAGCGAGCAGTTCACTGGGCAGACGGCTCCAGTCCGCGGTCATGGCGTCGAGGCTGTCAACCACGCGAAGCGCGATGACGTGCTCGTAAGTGCGGTCGTCGCCCATGACGCCGACGGTCTTGAGCGGCAACAGCACGGCGAAGCCCTGCCAGACCTTCCGGTACCAGTCGGAAGCCATCAGTTCGTTTTGCACGATGCGGTCGGCAAGGCGCAGAATCTCAAGGCGTTCTTCGGTGATCTCGCCGATGACGCGAATGGACAGGCCTGGACCAGGGAACGGATGACGCCAGATGATGTGATCCGGCATACCCAGCTCGTAGGCTGCGCGGCGGACTTCGTCCTTGAACAGTTCGCGCAGTGGCTCGACCAGCTTGAGGTTCATCTTTTCAGGCAGGCCGCCCACGTTGTGATGGCTCTTGATCACTGCGGAGGGACCCTTGAAGGACTCGGACTCGATGACGTCCGGGTACAGGGTGCCCTGTCCGAGGTATTCGACGCCGTCGATGGCCTTGGCCTCACGGTCGAAAACATCAATGAAGGTGTAGCCGATGATCTTGCGCTTTTCTTCGGGGTCGGAAACGCCTTCGAGCTTGCCGAGGAACTCGTCCGCGGCATCCACGAACTTGACATTCAGCTCGAAGTGTTCTTCCAGGAAGCCGATGACCTCCTGCTTCTCACCCATCCGCAGCAGCCCGTTGTCAACGAAGATGCAGTGCAGATTCTTTCCGATGGCGCGGTGCAGCAGCACGGCGGCCACAGTGGAGTCGATGCCGCCGGAGAGACCGAGCACGACCTTGGAATCGCCCACCTGCTTGCGAAGGTCTTCGATGCAGGTCTCCACAAAGGAAGCCATGGACCAGGACGGGGTCAGGTTCGCAACCTTGAACAGGAAGTTCTGGATGATCTGAGCGCCTTCCTCGGTGTGAGCAACCTCGGGGTGGAACTGCAGGGCGTAGACCTTCTTCTCCACATGGCCCATGGCGGCGAAGTCGATGGACTCGGTGCGGCCCATCTGCTCGAAACCCGGAGGGATGGCTTCGACGCGGTCGCCGTGGGACATCCATACCGTGAGCTTGTCCTTCTTCTCGATGCCTTCGAAAAGCGGACATTCGTTCATGGCATAAAAGTCTGCGCGACCGTATTCACGGTCGGTGGAAGCAACTACCTTGCCGCCCATCTTGTGGGCCAGAAGCTGCATTCCGTAGCAGATGCCCAGGGTGGGCAGCCCCCACTCCAGGTACTCCGGCGGCAGATCAGGGCAGCCGCCCTCAAGTACGCTGGAAGGACCGCCGGAGAGAATCAGGGCCTGCGGATTCAGCGCCTTGATCTTTTCCGGGTCCACATTGCAGGGGTGGATTTCGGAGTACACGCCAGCCTCGCGGATACGTCGCGCGATGAGCTGAGTGAACTGGGATCCGAAGTCCAGAATGATTACTTTGTCTTGATTCAACATGTATATACCATCTCTTGTCGAAGTGATTGACGCGACAGGTTACCCTGTAACCCTAGGAAGATTCAACCCGATAGTTGGGAGATTCCTTGGTAATGCTCACGTCGTGCACGTGGGACTCACGAAGTCCCGCGGGGGAGATGCGTACGAGCTGAGCCTTTTCTTTCAATTCATTCAGGGAGTTGCAGCCTGTATAACCCATGCCGGAGCGGATGCCGCCGAGCAGCTGGTAAACGGATTCACCCACCGCTCCGCGATACGGGACACGGCCAACGATACCTTCCGGAACAAGTTTCTTAGACTTATCCTGGAAGTAACGGTCCGAGCTGCCCTGCTTCATGGCATCGATGGAGCCCATGCCGCGGTAGGTCTTGTAGGTACGTCCCTGATACAGAACCGTTTCGCCCG belongs to Desulfovibrio oxyclinae DSM 11498 and includes:
- a CDS encoding fumarate hydratase, which translates into the protein MREIQASDVIEAVAGMCMKANTELPADVRNKFEQAMAEEDSPAAKEVLRQLLENADISNDTRLPLCQDCGLAVFYVEVGEDVKVTGPGLRKAINEGVRKGYGDGYLRKSACDPFTRKNTGDATPAVIHFDVVPGDSLRIAYMAKGGGSENMSRVTMLAPAQGWEGIKKFIVNRVAEAGPNPCPPTVIGVGIGGTFDHSAKIAKRALLRKLDDTHPDPKIADMEKELEQELNKLGIGPMGLGGKTTVLGVKMAVEPCHIASLPVAVNVQCHSQRHEEVEL
- a CDS encoding Fe-S-containing hydro-lyase → MAEYKLEMPLTDDAVDKLRAGDVVFLSGTIYTARDAAHKKLFELLDEGKDLPFDLNGAAIYYVGPSPAPPGRPIGSAGPTTSYRMDTYAPRLHALGLKATIGKGKRNDEVKTAMQEHTGVYFGATGGAGALLSNSIEAAEVIAFEELGPEAIRALKVKDFPLLVINDAHGGELYAKPVLDT
- a CDS encoding DVU0772 family protein; amino-acid sequence: MGSLRDYKHIDIDWNMTPEDAVTMYLEWGNNSWHAEHQPVRSKADYSTYFVVYAWDDNPRAILVRRNSEEARELAEVELPDELAKRFLDEIGHLKGVYAPNAEIRAWLEAEMGHLQ
- a CDS encoding VOC family protein — encoded protein: MAIRYEGAVLFVSDIEVSRRFYEQVMGQKLVEDHGPHLVFESGFFLWQADHARSVIHGNEEKKSHRLGQDNLELYFESEDLDGAWEAINRHGVSPVHETVEHPWGQRAFRIYDPDGHVIEVGEPLAVQVKRLHGQGLGVEEIAKRNTIPIDFVKRVLKEEE
- the hisA gene encoding 1-(5-phosphoribosyl)-5-[(5-phosphoribosylamino)methylideneamino]imidazole-4-carboxamide isomerase, with amino-acid sequence MILFPAVDIKDGQCVRLSQGKEDEVTVFGKDPVAMARHWQEQGCRYLHVVDLDGAFSGHPRNYDLIKNICSELNIPVQLGGGIRDIATAEKYIEAGVNRLIIGTMALEEPELFAQLCEALPGRIGVSLDAVDGHLKTKGWVEDSGQMIFDVLPRMKENGVAFIVYTDIARDGMQTGVNLEALEKLCDATTIPVVAAGGVHTLQDIKDLYPLYKKGLQGAISGRAIYTGSLNVREAEGWIAQQK
- the hisB gene encoding imidazoleglycerol-phosphate dehydratase HisB, yielding MSTREAAIARRTRETDISLKLVVDGSGQNSISTGVGFADHMLDLMCFWGGFDLELECKGDLEIDSHHTLEDIALCLGQALSEALGDRKGINRVGFAKVPMDEALAEVVIDLSGRPYLVFDDELLPAVIAGDEKDVWREFFKSFALRAGMNLHIKLEYGRNGHHLLEAVFKALGMALGHAVVLGREGVSSTKGSIDR
- the tatC gene encoding twin-arginine translocase subunit TatC, with the protein product MSSEKDDVTPESGVTPEDTDKNTPEASEEASGGASRSTRENGNSDSGGNTSASEGADIGDGETERQPEGDGSEKADDPDFDPSLDEESQDDEDEDEEEASGQMTLLEHLGELRQRMVRCVLAIIVGMLACYAFAEQMFDILMKPMKEVLKKVAAKHMVLPLDFFTNLETSLAQALKGTDFKYFEKLPVFVEALQDSMSTVMVGGHFQYTYPAEAFFSHIKIAIVAGIFLMSPYLFAQIWGFIAPGLYSHERKYVVPMAIISAMFFVGGGMFGYFVVFPFGFDFFASFASTEIAFTPKLNEYLSFCLKLLFAFGVVFELPLFIFFLARLGIVSSRGLRKKQKYAVLVAFVISSILTPPDPFTQCLMAGPLIILYELGIWVAYLFGKNEKRHQEKLAEEAEAEQEELEAAARIEDAALTGDSGESGK
- the tatB gene encoding Sec-independent protein translocase protein TatB produces the protein MFGIGGPELVIILVVALIVIGPQKLPQMMRSLGKGLAEFKRMGNDVKSTLDMEVDRAESEARKREVDAELARRKEAAKQAEEEPVSAEKASTESEPATETASAPGPESSGEGEKEKA
- the guaA gene encoding glutamine-hydrolyzing GMP synthase — protein: MLNQDKVIILDFGSQFTQLIARRIREAGVYSEIHPCNVDPEKIKALNPQALILSGGPSSVLEGGCPDLPPEYLEWGLPTLGICYGMQLLAHKMGGKVVASTDREYGRADFYAMNECPLFEGIEKKDKLTVWMSHGDRVEAIPPGFEQMGRTESIDFAAMGHVEKKVYALQFHPEVAHTEEGAQIIQNFLFKVANLTPSWSMASFVETCIEDLRKQVGDSKVVLGLSGGIDSTVAAVLLHRAIGKNLHCIFVDNGLLRMGEKQEVIGFLEEHFELNVKFVDAADEFLGKLEGVSDPEEKRKIIGYTFIDVFDREAKAIDGVEYLGQGTLYPDVIESESFKGPSAVIKSHHNVGGLPEKMNLKLVEPLRELFKDEVRRAAYELGMPDHIIWRHPFPGPGLSIRVIGEITEERLEILRLADRIVQNELMASDWYRKVWQGFAVLLPLKTVGVMGDDRTYEHVIALRVVDSLDAMTADWSRLPSELLARISNRIINEVKGVNRVVLDISSKPPSTIEWE